A genome region from Hymenobacter tibetensis includes the following:
- a CDS encoding sodium:solute symporter family transporter translates to MSNNLTTLDILVFLFYLIGVSGYGYYVYKSKQKAEQSTKDYFLAEGSLTWWAIGASMIASNISAEQFIGMSGSGFSVGVAVAAYEWVAAIVLIIVAVFFMPIYLKEKIFTMPQFLEQRYNTTLSLIMSIFWLFLYILVNLTSILYLGALAISNLIGGGSFHLIMVALAVFALLISLGGMKVVGYTDVIQVVVLVVGGLVTTYIALDVVSTKFGLGGGAISGFKALMTNADDHFKMIFPKPGPNTPQEDINKYIALPGIAMYFAGQWIVNLNYWGCNQYITQRALGADLHTARTGILFAGMLKLMMPVIVMLPGIAAYVLYKNGELQQEMSSTGAFNSDNAYSAVLTFLPNGLKGLSMAALTAAIVASLAGKVNSISTIFTLDIYKRYLNPNATEKKQVWVGRLAILASVVLGVALTWEDLLGIGGEGGFQFIQKYTGFISPGILAIFLLGMFWKRTTATAGIVGILAGFVLSVFFNNYAVGVLGTETVLYTAFPNGHGGYEIPFLICMGLSFAFTVLLMVVISLAGPAINPGAISLTPGIFKVSTQTMSLIVITLLMITALYAKFW, encoded by the coding sequence ATGAGTAACAATCTTACCACGCTTGACATTCTTGTCTTTCTGTTCTACCTGATCGGGGTTTCCGGCTACGGGTATTACGTCTACAAGAGCAAGCAAAAAGCCGAACAGAGCACCAAAGACTACTTCTTGGCGGAAGGCTCTTTGACTTGGTGGGCTATCGGAGCCTCCATGATTGCCTCCAACATTTCGGCCGAGCAGTTTATCGGCATGTCGGGGTCCGGCTTTAGTGTGGGCGTGGCCGTGGCGGCCTATGAGTGGGTAGCTGCCATTGTGCTCATTATTGTAGCGGTGTTCTTCATGCCGATTTACTTGAAAGAGAAAATCTTCACAATGCCGCAGTTTCTGGAGCAGCGCTACAACACTACGCTGAGCCTGATTATGAGTATCTTCTGGCTGTTCCTCTACATTCTGGTTAACCTGACGTCCATCCTCTACCTCGGGGCCCTGGCTATCAGCAACCTGATTGGGGGCGGTAGCTTCCACCTGATTATGGTGGCGCTGGCTGTGTTTGCGTTGCTCATCTCGCTGGGCGGTATGAAAGTGGTAGGCTACACCGACGTAATTCAGGTGGTAGTGCTCGTGGTGGGCGGTCTGGTGACCACCTATATTGCACTGGACGTGGTAAGCACCAAGTTTGGCCTCGGCGGCGGTGCTATTTCGGGCTTCAAAGCCCTGATGACTAACGCCGACGACCACTTCAAGATGATCTTCCCGAAACCGGGACCTAACACACCGCAAGAAGACATCAATAAATACATAGCGCTGCCCGGCATTGCCATGTACTTTGCTGGTCAGTGGATTGTAAACCTGAACTACTGGGGTTGCAACCAGTACATTACGCAGCGTGCCCTTGGTGCCGACCTGCACACGGCCCGCACCGGTATCCTGTTCGCGGGTATGCTGAAACTGATGATGCCGGTGATTGTGATGCTGCCCGGTATTGCTGCGTACGTGCTGTACAAGAACGGTGAGCTGCAGCAGGAAATGTCCTCTACGGGCGCTTTCAACTCCGACAACGCCTACTCGGCCGTACTGACCTTTTTGCCGAACGGCTTGAAAGGCCTCTCAATGGCGGCCCTGACGGCAGCCATTGTGGCCTCGCTGGCTGGTAAAGTCAACTCGATTTCCACCATCTTCACCCTCGACATCTACAAGCGCTACCTCAACCCCAATGCCACTGAAAAGAAGCAGGTGTGGGTTGGCCGCTTGGCTATTCTGGCGTCTGTGGTTTTGGGCGTGGCCCTTACCTGGGAAGACTTGCTCGGCATTGGGGGCGAAGGTGGATTCCAGTTCATTCAGAAATACACGGGCTTCATTTCGCCCGGTATCTTGGCTATTTTCCTGTTGGGCATGTTCTGGAAGCGCACCACGGCTACGGCGGGTATTGTAGGCATTCTGGCGGGCTTTGTGCTGTCGGTGTTCTTCAACAACTACGCTGTGGGAGTGCTCGGCACCGAAACTGTCCTCTACACGGCTTTCCCGAACGGGCATGGCGGCTACGAAATTCCGTTCCTGATTTGCATGGGCTTGTCGTTTGCATTCACCGTGCTCCTGATGGTGGTTATCAGCTTGGCTGGTCCTGCCATCAACCCGGGCGCTATCAGCCTCACGCCGGGTATATTCAAGGTCAGCACACAAACCATGTCGCTGATTGTTATTACGCTGTTGATGATTACGGCGCTGTATGCTAAATTCTGGTAA
- the araA gene encoding L-arabinose isomerase, whose product MIDISQYEAWFITGSQHLYGPETLEQVAAHSQEIAAELGTKLPIKIVYKPVLTGPEEIYKLVQEANTTENCVGLIAWMHTFSPAKMWINGLKILQKPLAHLHTQFNRDIPWADINMDFMNTNQSAHGDREFGFIGARMGIKRKVIVGHWQDSAVHQSLNVWSRVASAWADWQGARFVRFGDNMRYVAVTEGDKVEAEIKFGYSVNTYGIGDLVAVINEVSDAQIDELLTIYEQEYELADTLKDGGSQRESLRDAARIEAGMRKFLQDTKAKGFTDTFEDLHGMAQLPGIATQRLMAEGYGFGGEGDWKTSALVRAMKVMGAGLPGGNSFMEDYTYHFAPNNNQVLGSHMLEICPTIAEGKVRAEIHPLGIGGKADPVRLVFNCPAGEGLNATIVDMGNRFRMIVNEVVAVAPEQDLPNLPVARVLWKVKPDLATGAAAWILAGGAHHTGFSQNLTAEYLEDFAEMAGIEYVLIDDDTKLRTFKNELRYNEVAFGGR is encoded by the coding sequence ATGATCGACATTTCGCAATACGAAGCCTGGTTTATCACGGGCAGCCAGCACCTCTACGGTCCCGAAACCCTGGAACAGGTTGCTGCCCACTCGCAGGAAATTGCTGCTGAACTAGGTACCAAACTGCCCATCAAGATTGTATACAAGCCCGTGCTAACTGGCCCGGAGGAGATTTACAAGCTGGTGCAGGAAGCAAACACCACCGAAAACTGCGTGGGTCTGATTGCCTGGATGCACACCTTCTCGCCCGCCAAAATGTGGATCAACGGCCTGAAGATTCTGCAAAAGCCGCTGGCGCACTTGCACACCCAATTCAACCGCGACATTCCGTGGGCGGATATCAACATGGACTTCATGAACACCAACCAATCGGCGCACGGCGACCGGGAGTTTGGCTTCATCGGCGCCCGCATGGGTATCAAGCGCAAAGTGATTGTGGGCCACTGGCAGGACAGCGCCGTGCACCAGAGCCTGAATGTATGGTCGCGCGTGGCCTCGGCCTGGGCCGACTGGCAGGGTGCCCGCTTCGTGCGCTTCGGCGACAACATGCGCTACGTAGCCGTAACCGAAGGCGACAAAGTGGAAGCTGAAATTAAGTTTGGATACTCCGTGAACACCTACGGTATTGGCGACTTGGTGGCCGTTATCAACGAAGTAAGCGACGCCCAAATCGATGAGCTGCTAACCATCTACGAGCAAGAATACGAACTAGCCGACACGCTGAAGGACGGTGGCAGCCAGCGCGAGTCACTGCGCGACGCGGCCCGTATCGAGGCCGGTATGCGCAAGTTCTTGCAAGACACCAAAGCCAAAGGCTTCACCGATACGTTCGAGGATTTGCACGGCATGGCGCAGCTGCCCGGCATTGCCACGCAGCGCCTAATGGCCGAGGGCTACGGCTTCGGCGGCGAAGGCGACTGGAAAACGTCGGCGCTGGTGCGGGCCATGAAGGTGATGGGAGCGGGGCTACCCGGCGGCAACTCGTTTATGGAAGACTACACCTATCATTTCGCGCCGAACAACAACCAAGTGCTGGGTTCGCACATGCTGGAAATCTGCCCCACTATTGCAGAAGGCAAGGTGCGCGCCGAAATCCATCCGTTGGGCATTGGCGGCAAAGCCGATCCGGTGCGCTTGGTGTTCAACTGCCCGGCTGGCGAAGGCCTCAACGCCACCATCGTGGACATGGGCAACCGGTTCCGCATGATTGTGAATGAAGTGGTAGCCGTGGCACCCGAGCAAGATTTGCCGAACCTGCCGGTAGCCCGCGTACTCTGGAAAGTGAAGCCCGACCTGGCAACGGGTGCCGCCGCCTGGATTTTGGCCGGCGGTGCTCACCACACTGGCTTCAGCCAGAACCTGACGGCCGAGTACTTGGAGGACTTCGCAGAAATGGCTGGCATCGAGTACGTTCTTATCGACGACGACACCAAGTTGCGCACTTTCAAGAACGAACTGCGCTACAACGAGGTAGCCTTCGGTGGCCGCTAA
- a CDS encoding family 43 glycosylhydrolase, whose protein sequence is MIVTLTNWVNKVTQPAHLRWPFSYIMLLLLIGWPSANVIAQQGDQRAHDPANIIKEGNKYWVFTTGQGIPSKYSTDLITWAFSSRPVFTPATRPSWITTRVPTFQNDYWAPECIFMNGKYYLYYSCSTFGSRVSGIGLATNVTLDPDSPNYNWVDEGEVISSNNNSAANAIDPAVYRDASNNLWFIYGSFFGGIRVLQLNPTTGKPINGSGTQQFAVANGDVEAAYVKQRGNYYYLFINRGSCCQGSNSTYYIQVGRSTSPTGPFLDKNGVDLNSNGGTVLMNRSGRYVGPGHAGIFEENGVSMFSYHYYDSNDNGTPKLGIAKLTWDATDWPVVSRDWVAPGRYEITGQNSGQLWQAGCAGAAGQAVSQGNRTGQACQQWDFVAAGNGEYTITNVQSGLTVGTASCSAANNAALQVGANTGATCQLFRLDRASDGTLVFASANGNRVAEVPFASMVPGTQLGLFDYNGCSCQRWTITPVGTLATARSQKLSDVTVYPVPAVQGNFTVELGTQRATEAATVVVFDLQGQVVYQESFRSQRNKLAVKAGLKPGMYQVQVRSGGASSTHRMSVL, encoded by the coding sequence ATGATAGTAACACTTACGAATTGGGTCAATAAAGTCACGCAGCCTGCGCATTTGCGCTGGCCATTCAGCTACATCATGCTGTTGCTGCTCATAGGTTGGCCAAGCGCCAACGTGATAGCCCAGCAGGGAGACCAACGGGCGCATGATCCGGCCAACATCATCAAGGAAGGTAACAAGTACTGGGTGTTCACCACCGGTCAAGGTATTCCTAGCAAATACTCCACCGACCTAATTACTTGGGCGTTCAGCTCTCGGCCTGTTTTCACGCCAGCCACCCGTCCTAGTTGGATTACCACCCGGGTTCCTACTTTCCAGAACGACTACTGGGCGCCCGAGTGCATCTTCATGAACGGGAAGTACTATCTCTACTACTCCTGTTCTACATTCGGCTCTAGAGTTTCAGGAATTGGCTTGGCTACCAACGTCACGCTGGACCCTGACAGCCCCAACTACAACTGGGTAGATGAGGGTGAGGTCATTTCCTCGAACAACAACAGCGCAGCCAATGCCATTGACCCAGCCGTGTACCGTGACGCCAGTAATAACCTGTGGTTTATATACGGCTCATTTTTCGGTGGCATTCGGGTGTTGCAACTGAACCCGACGACCGGTAAGCCAATAAACGGGAGCGGCACGCAGCAGTTTGCAGTGGCTAACGGAGACGTAGAAGCCGCATATGTAAAGCAGCGCGGCAACTATTATTACTTATTTATCAACCGGGGTAGTTGCTGCCAAGGTTCTAACAGCACCTATTACATTCAGGTTGGGCGTTCTACTTCTCCAACAGGCCCATTTCTGGATAAAAACGGAGTGGACCTCAACAGCAATGGTGGAACAGTATTAATGAACCGGTCGGGACGCTACGTAGGACCAGGACACGCCGGGATTTTCGAAGAGAATGGCGTCAGCATGTTTTCGTATCACTATTACGACTCAAACGACAATGGTACACCGAAGCTAGGTATTGCCAAACTCACCTGGGATGCCACCGACTGGCCAGTAGTTAGCCGCGACTGGGTCGCCCCAGGCCGCTATGAAATTACCGGGCAGAATAGCGGCCAGTTGTGGCAGGCCGGTTGTGCTGGTGCTGCAGGACAAGCAGTTTCGCAAGGCAACCGAACGGGCCAGGCCTGCCAGCAGTGGGATTTTGTAGCAGCTGGCAACGGGGAGTACACGATTACCAATGTGCAAAGCGGTCTAACAGTAGGAACTGCTAGTTGCTCAGCAGCCAACAATGCCGCTCTGCAAGTAGGTGCGAATACTGGCGCAACGTGTCAGCTGTTTCGGCTCGACCGGGCCAGTGACGGTACGTTGGTCTTTGCTTCCGCGAATGGCAACCGGGTGGCGGAAGTGCCTTTTGCTTCTATGGTGCCCGGTACCCAGTTAGGGTTATTTGACTACAATGGCTGCTCTTGCCAACGCTGGACTATTACTCCGGTAGGAACGCTCGCCACTGCTCGCAGTCAGAAGCTATCCGATGTCACCGTTTATCCAGTGCCGGCCGTGCAAGGAAATTTTACGGTGGAACTGGGTACTCAACGAGCTACGGAGGCCGCAACGGTGGTTGTTTTCGACCTGCAAGGGCAAGTGGTGTATCAAGAATCCTTTCGTTCGCAGCGAAACAAGCTTGCGGTAAAAGCAGGATTAAAACCAGGTATGTACCAGGTGCAGGTCAGGAGTGGAGGAGCGTCATCCACACACAGAATGAGTGTTCTGTAA
- a CDS encoding ribulokinase translates to MQTPQTATSDPQAAYVIGVDYGTDSVRALLVDARTGAEVAQAVHYYARWKKLEFCNPARNQFRQHPLDHIEGLEATVRKVVAHVPAVQVVGIAVDTTGSTPGPVNEKGVSLALTPGFENNPNAMFVLWKDHTALEEAAEINLKARTWGGEDFTKFEGGIYSSEWFWAKIMHVVREDEAVLKAAHSWLEHCDWLTLLLTGGDLATFKHSRCAAGHKAMWHESWGGLPSEEFLTHLEPKLAGLRSRLFEETFTADQVAGNLSAEWAERLGLTTDTVVAVGSFDAHAGAVAGEIEAYSMVKVMGTSTCDIVVAPTAEVGSHLVAGICGQVDGSVIPGMLGLEAGQSAFGDLLAWFRQIVEWPLHNVLPHSKVLNAEQQAALRDEMSDILLVELSKAAAAVDPEESAVLALDWVNGRRTPDANQGLKGAMMNLTMGTNAPQIFRALVEAICYGSKQIVERFEQEGIPVKQVIGIGGVAKKSQFVMQTLADVLNRPIKIAVSEQAPALGAAIYAAVAAGIHEDVLAAQRAMGSGFAETYEPNPARVADYQARYEQYQAFGKFVETVTLKEGETTSETTLVDHA, encoded by the coding sequence GTGCAAACTCCTCAAACAGCAACATCCGATCCGCAGGCGGCTTACGTCATCGGGGTCGATTATGGCACCGATTCGGTGCGCGCCTTGCTGGTAGATGCCCGCACCGGAGCCGAAGTAGCGCAGGCCGTGCACTACTACGCGCGCTGGAAAAAGCTGGAATTCTGCAACCCCGCCCGCAACCAATTTCGCCAACACCCTCTCGACCATATCGAAGGCCTGGAAGCCACCGTCCGGAAGGTAGTGGCGCACGTGCCCGCTGTGCAAGTGGTCGGTATTGCCGTGGACACCACCGGCTCAACGCCCGGCCCCGTCAACGAGAAAGGGGTTTCGCTGGCTCTTACGCCCGGTTTTGAAAACAACCCGAACGCCATGTTCGTGTTGTGGAAAGACCACACGGCCCTCGAAGAAGCCGCCGAAATCAACCTGAAGGCGCGTACGTGGGGCGGCGAAGATTTCACCAAGTTTGAAGGCGGTATCTACTCATCGGAGTGGTTCTGGGCGAAGATTATGCACGTGGTGCGCGAAGACGAGGCTGTACTGAAAGCCGCGCACTCTTGGCTAGAGCACTGCGACTGGCTGACCTTGCTGCTCACCGGCGGCGACTTGGCCACCTTCAAGCACAGCCGTTGCGCGGCCGGCCACAAAGCCATGTGGCACGAAAGCTGGGGCGGATTGCCTTCCGAGGAGTTCCTAACGCACCTCGAGCCCAAGCTGGCCGGCCTGCGGAGCCGTTTGTTCGAAGAAACCTTTACCGCCGACCAAGTGGCCGGCAACCTCTCCGCCGAATGGGCCGAGCGCCTCGGCTTGACCACCGACACGGTAGTAGCCGTGGGTAGTTTCGATGCGCACGCTGGTGCCGTTGCCGGCGAGATTGAAGCGTACTCGATGGTGAAAGTAATGGGTACTTCCACCTGTGATATTGTGGTAGCACCCACGGCCGAAGTAGGCAGCCACCTCGTGGCCGGTATTTGCGGCCAAGTGGATGGCTCCGTGATTCCGGGTATGCTCGGCCTGGAAGCGGGTCAGTCAGCTTTCGGGGACTTGCTGGCGTGGTTCCGGCAGATTGTGGAGTGGCCATTGCACAACGTGCTGCCTCACTCCAAAGTGCTGAATGCCGAGCAGCAAGCCGCCCTGCGCGACGAGATGAGCGACATACTGTTGGTAGAGCTAAGCAAAGCAGCCGCCGCGGTAGACCCCGAAGAGTCGGCAGTGCTGGCTCTGGATTGGGTGAACGGCCGCCGCACGCCCGATGCCAACCAAGGGCTGAAAGGTGCTATGATGAACCTCACGATGGGGACCAACGCGCCGCAAATCTTCCGGGCGCTGGTAGAAGCCATCTGCTACGGTTCCAAGCAAATCGTGGAGCGTTTCGAGCAGGAAGGCATTCCGGTAAAGCAAGTAATTGGCATTGGCGGCGTGGCGAAAAAGTCGCAGTTCGTGATGCAGACCTTGGCCGACGTGCTGAATCGCCCGATCAAGATTGCCGTTTCCGAGCAGGCTCCCGCCTTGGGCGCAGCCATCTACGCCGCAGTAGCGGCCGGTATCCATGAGGATGTGCTAGCGGCGCAACGCGCCATGGGCAGCGGTTTCGCGGAAACCTATGAGCCCAATCCGGCTCGCGTGGCCGACTATCAGGCGCGCTACGAACAGTACCAGGCCTTCGGCAAATTCGTGGAAACCGTCACGCTCAAGGAAGGCGAAACCACTTCTGAAACCACTTTAGTTGACCACGCATGA
- a CDS encoding L-ribulose-5-phosphate 4-epimerase: MSSQYKDLKQYCYEANMQLPKLGLVLFTFGNASVVDRDKGVFAIKPSGVPYEKLKPEDIVIVDYDNNIVEGEKRPSSDTKTHALLFKQWESIGGIVHTHSTYATAWAQTQTDIPILGTTHADHLTTDVPCAPPMADELIQGDYEHQTGWQIIQEFERRGISPTEVEMILVGNHAPFTWGSTVEKAVYNSAVLEEIARLAYLSCTLRPEVPRLKDALIRKHYERKHGANSYYGQ, translated from the coding sequence ATGAGCAGCCAGTATAAGGACCTGAAGCAATATTGCTACGAAGCCAACATGCAGTTGCCTAAGCTCGGGCTGGTGCTGTTTACCTTCGGCAATGCCAGCGTGGTGGACCGCGACAAGGGCGTTTTCGCTATCAAGCCGAGCGGCGTACCCTACGAGAAGCTGAAGCCCGAGGACATTGTCATTGTGGATTACGACAACAACATTGTGGAAGGGGAGAAGCGCCCGTCGTCGGATACCAAGACGCACGCGCTGCTCTTCAAGCAATGGGAAAGCATTGGCGGCATTGTGCATACGCATTCCACCTACGCCACCGCTTGGGCCCAAACCCAAACCGATATTCCGATCCTCGGCACCACCCACGCCGACCACCTCACCACCGACGTGCCGTGCGCGCCGCCCATGGCCGACGAACTGATTCAGGGCGACTACGAGCACCAAACCGGCTGGCAAATCATTCAGGAATTCGAGCGGCGCGGCATTTCGCCCACCGAAGTGGAAATGATTTTGGTTGGCAACCACGCGCCCTTCACCTGGGGCAGCACTGTGGAAAAAGCGGTTTACAACAGCGCCGTGCTCGAAGAAATTGCCCGTTTGGCGTATCTGAGCTGCACGTTGCGCCCCGAAGTACCCCGCTTGAAAGACGCCCTCATTCGCAAGCACTACGAGCGCAAGCACGGAGCAAACTCTTATTACGGTCAGTAG
- a CDS encoding aldose epimerase family protein → MPTATAFGKTNAGAEAQLYTLTNAHGVKATITNFGGTLTSLMVPDKAGKMGDVILGFDDVSGYQSPEFLKSGPYFGALIGRYGNRIKGGKFTLDGKEYTLAQNNGPNTLHGGKVGFDKVMWEAKPGTSADGQTLTLTYNSKDGEEGYPGNLAVTVVYTLTNDDALRLDYTATTDKATPVNLTNHAYFNLNHGVGKDILGHEVTLPADRYTVVDATLIPTGELKPVKGTPFDFTAPHTIGERIGQVPGGYDHNWVLNNPSGMHAAATVYDAASGRTMEVTTTEPGIQFYTGNFLDGTLKGKGGTVYGKNSGFCLETQHFPDSPNQPKFPSTILKPGDTLKSTTIYKFGVRK, encoded by the coding sequence ATGCCCACTGCCACTGCTTTTGGCAAAACCAACGCTGGCGCTGAAGCGCAGCTCTACACGCTCACCAACGCTCACGGCGTGAAAGCTACCATCACCAACTTCGGTGGCACGCTCACCAGCCTGATGGTGCCTGACAAGGCCGGCAAGATGGGCGATGTTATTCTCGGCTTCGACGATGTGAGCGGCTACCAGAGCCCGGAGTTTTTGAAGTCGGGTCCGTACTTTGGGGCGTTGATTGGGCGCTACGGCAACCGCATTAAAGGCGGCAAGTTCACGCTGGATGGCAAGGAGTATACGCTTGCTCAAAACAACGGACCAAACACGCTGCACGGCGGCAAAGTAGGATTTGATAAGGTGATGTGGGAGGCCAAGCCCGGCACCTCAGCCGACGGCCAGACACTAACGCTGACCTATAACAGCAAAGACGGCGAAGAAGGTTACCCCGGTAACTTGGCCGTAACGGTGGTTTACACCCTCACCAACGACGACGCCCTGCGCCTCGACTACACGGCAACCACCGACAAGGCCACGCCCGTCAACCTGACCAACCACGCCTACTTCAACCTCAACCACGGCGTAGGCAAAGATATTCTGGGCCACGAAGTAACCCTGCCGGCTGACCGCTACACCGTAGTGGACGCTACCCTGATTCCGACCGGCGAGCTGAAGCCCGTGAAAGGCACGCCTTTCGACTTCACGGCCCCGCACACCATTGGCGAGCGGATCGGGCAGGTGCCCGGTGGCTACGACCACAACTGGGTGCTAAACAACCCGAGCGGCATGCACGCCGCCGCTACGGTTTATGATGCTGCCTCGGGCCGCACCATGGAAGTAACCACCACCGAGCCCGGTATTCAGTTCTACACCGGCAACTTCCTCGATGGTACCCTGAAAGGCAAAGGCGGCACGGTGTACGGCAAAAACTCTGGCTTCTGCCTGGAAACGCAACACTTCCCCGATTCGCCGAACCAGCCCAAGTTCCCGAGCACTATCCTCAAGCCCGGCGACACCCTCAAATCAACCACGATCTACAAGTTCGGCGTCCGCAAGTAG